Proteins from one Scleropages formosus chromosome 14, fSclFor1.1, whole genome shotgun sequence genomic window:
- the LOC108931711 gene encoding sodium/potassium-transporting ATPase subunit alpha-1-like, with product MGLGEGREQYELAATSEQAGKKKSKAKKKEKDMDELKKEVDLDDHKLTPDELRRKYGTDLTRGLTAARAAEILARDGPNALTPPPTTPEWVKFCKQMFGGFSMLLWTGAVLCFLAYGIQAAMEEEPAKDNLYLGVVLSAVVIITGCFSYYQEAKSSKIMDSFKNLVPQQALVVRDGEKKSINAEEVVVGDLVEVKGGDRIPADLRIISAHGCKVDNSSLTGESEPQTRSPDFSNDNPLETRNIAFFSTNCVEGTARGIVINTGDRTVMGRIATLASGLEVGRTPISIEIEHFIHIITGVAVFLGVTFFILSLILGYTWLEAVIFLIGIIVANVPEGLLATVTVCLTLTAKRMAKKNCLVKNLEAVETLGSTSTICSDKTGTLTQNRMTVAHMWFDNQIHEADTTENQSGTSFDRSSATWAALARIAGLCNRAVFLAAQDNIPILKRDVAGDASESALLKCIELCCGSVKEMRDKYTKIAEIPFNSTNKYQLSIHKNPNANETKHLLVMKGAPERILDRCSTILIQGKEQPLDDEMKDAFQNAYLELGGLGERVLGFCHFFLPDDQFPDDFQFDTDDVNFPTENLCFVGLMSMIDPPRAAVPDAVGKCRSAGIKVIMVTGDHPITAKAIAKGVGIISEGNETVEDIAARLNIPIHEVNPRDAKACVVHGGDLKDLTSEQLDDILKHHTEIVFARTSPQQKLIIVEGCQRQGAIVAVTGDGVNDSPALKKADIGVAMGIAGSDVSKQAADMILLDDNFASIVTGVEEGRLIFDNLKKSIAYTLTSNIPEITPFLLFIIANIPLPLGTVTILCIDLGTDMVPAISLAYEAAESDIMKRQPRNPKTDKLVNERLISIAYGQIGMIQALAGFFTYFVILAENGFLPSTLLGIRVGWDDKYINDLEDSYGQQWTYEQRKIVEFTCHTAFFTSIVIVQWADLIICKTRRNSVFQQGMKNKILIFGLFEETALAAFLSYCPGMDIALRMYPLKPNWWFCAFPYSLLIFIYDEIRKLILRRSPGGWVERETYY from the exons ATGGGGCTCGGA GAAGGACGGGAGCAATATGAGCTGGCTGCCACATCTGAGCAGGCAGGCAAGAAGAAGTCCAAGgcaaagaagaaggagaaggacatggatgagctgaagaaggaagtgGACCTG GATGACCACAAGCTGACACCGGATGAACTTCGTCGCAAATATGGCACTGATCTGACCAGG GGACTGACGGCTGCCCGTGCTGCTGAGATCCTGGCCCGTGACGGTCCCAATGCCCTGAccccaccacccaccacccCAGAGTGGGTCAAGTTCTGCAAGCAAATGTTTGGTGGGTTCTCCATGCTGTTGTGGACAGGAGCTGTACTCTGCTTCCTGGCATATGGCATCCAGGCTGCCATGGAGGAGGAACCTGCCAAAGATAAC TTGTACCTGGGTGTTGTCCTTTCTGCTGTTGTCATCATCACTGGCTGCTTCTCTTATTACCAAGAGGCAAAGAGCTCCAAAATCATGGATTCCTTCAAGAACCTTGTTCCTCAG CAAGCCCTGGTGGTCCGTGATGGTGAGAAGAAGAGCATCAATGCTGAGGAAGTGGTGGTTGGAGACCTGGTGGAGGTGAAGGGAGGAGACAGGATCCCTGCTGACCTGCGAATCATTTCTGCTCATGGATGCAAG GTGGACAACTCCTCCCTCACTGGTGAATCTGAACCTCAGACTCGTTCTCCCGACTTCTCCAACGACAACCCTCTCGAGACCAGGAACATTGCATTCTTCTCCACCAACTGTGTTGAAG GCACTGCTCGTGGTATCGTCATCAATACCGGGGACCGCACTGTCATGGGCCGCATTGCCACCCTTGCCTCCGGTCTGGAAGTGGGGCGCACCCCTATCTCCATTGAAATTGAGCACTTCATCCACATTATCACTGGCGTGGCAGTCTTCCTGGGTGTTACCTTCTTCATCCTGTCCCTCATTCTGGGTTACACCTGGCTGGAGGCTGTCATCTTCCTCATTGGAATCATCGTTGCCAATGTACCTGAGGGGCTCCTTGCCACTGTCACA GTGTGCTTGACCCTCACTGCTAAGCGAATGGCCAAGAAGAACTGTCTGGTTAAGAACCTGGAGGCTGTGGAGACCCTTGGCTCCACCTCTACAATCTGCTCTGACAAAACAGGCACCCTGACCCAGAACCGCATGACAGTGGCCCACATGTGGTTTGACAACCAGATCCATGAGGCTGATACCACAGAGAACCAGAGTGGCACCTCCTTCGACAGGAGCTCAGCCACCTGGGCTGCTCTGGCACGAATTGCTGGCCTCTGCAACCGCGCGGTCTTCTTGGCTGCCCAGGATAATATTCCCATTCTTAAG CGGGATGTTGCAGGTGATGCCTCGGAGTCTGCTTTGCTGAAGTGTATTGAGCTGTGCTGTGGCTCAGTCAAAGAGATGAGAGACAAGTACACAAAGATTGCTGAGATTCCCTTTAATTCCACCAACAAATACCAG CTTTCCATCCACAAGAACCCCAATGCCAATGAAACCAAGCACCTCCTGGTCATGAAAGGAGCCCCGGAGAGAATTCTGGACCGTTGTTCCACCATTCTGATCCAGGGGAAAGAGCAGCCACTTGATGATGAGATGAAGGATGCTTTTCAGAACGCCTACCTGGAGCTGGGTGGCCTGGGCGAGAGAGTGCTTG ggttTTGTCATTTCTTCCTCCCTGATGACCAGTTTCCTGATGACTTCCAGTTTGACACTGATGATGTGAACTTTCCAACTGAGAATCTGTGCTTTGTTGGTCTCATGTCAATGATCGACCCTCCTCGTGCTGCAGTGCCTGATGCAGTGGGCAAGTGTCGGAGTGCAGGAATCAAG GTTATCATGGTCACCGGTGATCATCCTATCACCGCTAAGGCTATTGCTAAGGGTGTTGGTATCATCTCGGAGGGTAATGAGACTGTTGAGGACATTGCTGCTCGGCTGAACATTCCCATTCATGAGGTGAATCCAAG AGATGCCAAGGCCTGTGTGGTTCATGGTGGTGACCTTAAGGACCTGACCTCAGAGCAGCTGGATGACATTCTCAAACACCACACTGAGATTGTGTTTGCCAGGACTTCTCCTCAGCAGAAGCTGATCATTGTGGAGGGCTGTCAGCGACag GGTGCCATTGTAGCTGTGACAGGAGACGGTGTCAACGATTCTCCTGCGCTAAAGAAAGCTGACATAGGTGTTGCTATGGGCATTGCGGGATCTGATGTCTCCAAGCAGGCTGCTGACATGATTCTCCTGGATGACAACTTTGCATCCATTGTGACTGGAGTGGAAGAAG GTCGCTTGATCTTTGACAACCTTAAGAAATCCATTGCCTACACGCTGACTAGTAACATTCCTGAGATCACGCCCTTTCTCCTGTTCATCATCGCCAACATCCCACTGCCCCTGGGAACAGTCACCATCCTCTGTATTGACTTGGGCACTGACATG GTTCCTGCCATCTCCCTGGCATATGAAGCTGCTGAAAGTGATATAATGAAGAGGCAGCCTAGAAACCCGAAAACTGACAAGCTAGTGAATGAGAGGCTCATCAGTATTGCCTACGGTCAGATTG GGATGATCCAGGCTCTGGCTGGGTTCTTCACCTATTTTGTCATCTTGGCTGAAAACGGCTTCTTGCCCTCCACGCTGCTGGGCATCCGTGTTGGCTGGGATGACAAGTACATCAACGACCTGGAGGACAGCTACGGGCAGCAGTGG ACTTATGAACAGAGGAAGATTGTGGAGTTCACCTGCCACACGGCATTTTTCACCAGCATTGTGATCGTGCAGTGGGCCGACTTGATTATCTGCAAGACTAGAAGGAACTCTGTCTTCCAGCAGGGCATGAA GAACAAGATCCTCATCTTTGGGTTGTTTGAGGAAACTGCTCTGGCTGCTTTCCTGTCCTACTGTCCAGGGATGGACATAGCCCTGCGAATGTACCCCCTCAA GCCCAACTGGTGGTTCTGCGCCTTCCCTTACTCACTCCTCATCTTTATTTATGATGAAATCCGAAAGCTCATCCTCCGTCGCAGCCCAGGAG GTTGGGTGGAAAGGGAGACCTACTACTAG